One segment of Cynocephalus volans isolate mCynVol1 chromosome 8, mCynVol1.pri, whole genome shotgun sequence DNA contains the following:
- the CLDN19 gene encoding claudin-19: MANSGLQLLGYFLALGGWVGIIASTALPQWKQSSYAGDAIITAVGLYEGLWMSCASQSTGQVQCKLYDSLLALDGHIQSARALMVVAVLLGFVAMVLSVIGMKCTRVGDSNPIAKGRIAISGGALFLLAGLCTLTAVSWYATLVTQEFFNPSTPVNARYEFGPALFVGWASAGLAILGGSFLCCTCPEPERLNSSPQPYRPGPSSAAREPVVKLPASVKGPLGV; this comes from the exons ATGGCCAACTCAGGCCTCCAGCTCCTGGGCTACTTCCTGGCCCTAGGCGGCTGGGTGGGCATCATCGCCAGCACGGCCCTGCCACAGTGGAAGCAGTCCTCCTACGCAGGCGATGCCATCATCACCGCTGTGGGCCTCTACGAAGGGCTCTGGATGTCCTGCGCCTCCCAGAGCACTGGCCAGGTGCAGTGCAAGCTCTACGACTCGCTGCTCGCCCTGGACG gtCATATTCAGTCTGCTAGAGCCCTGATGGTGGTAGCTGTGCTCCTGGGCTTCGTGGCCATGGTCCTCAGTGTCATCGGCATGAAGTGCACTCGGGTTGGAGACAGCAACCCCATTGCCAAAGGCCGCATCGCCATCTCAGGGGGTGCCCTCTTCCTCCTGGCAG GCCTCTGCACATTGACTGCCGTCTCATGGTATGCCACCCTGGTGACCCAGGAGTTTTTCAACCCGAGCACACCTGTCAATGCCAG GTATGAATTTGGCCCGGCCCTGTTCGTGGGCTGGGCCTCTGCTGGCCTGGCCATTCTGGGGGGCTCCTTCCTCTGCTGCACGTGCCCGGAGCCGGAGAGACTCAACAGCAGCCCGCAGCCCTATCGGCCCGGCCCCTCCTCTGCTGCCCGAGA ACCAGTTGTTAAATTGCCCGCCTCCGTCAAGGGCCCCCTGGGTGTGTGA